One region of Pseudomonas glycinae genomic DNA includes:
- the cysC gene encoding adenylyl-sulfate kinase: MPPRSDVLAPTASISRAQREARNGHRGTAMLLTGLPAAGKSTLAQALHAELFSRGLQSVVLDGDGLRVGLNRDLGFTDADRLENIRRASELAALLVENGQIVILAMIAPLADLREVFARRLGEDYREVWCSAALAVCEQRDPKGHYARARRGELAGFTGVSAPYEAPAQASLVLDTGTLTVEACLDRLLTWLGESAVLPKA, from the coding sequence ATGCCTCCGCGCAGTGACGTATTGGCGCCGACCGCCAGCATCAGCCGTGCCCAACGCGAGGCCCGCAACGGCCATCGCGGCACGGCAATGCTGCTGACCGGCTTGCCGGCGGCGGGCAAATCGACCCTTGCCCAGGCGTTGCATGCCGAGTTGTTCAGTCGTGGTCTGCAAAGTGTGGTGCTCGATGGCGATGGCCTGCGCGTCGGGCTCAACCGTGACTTGGGTTTTACTGATGCCGACCGCCTGGAAAACATCCGCCGCGCCAGTGAGCTGGCGGCGTTGCTGGTGGAGAACGGGCAGATCGTGATTCTGGCGATGATCGCGCCGCTGGCGGATCTACGCGAGGTGTTTGCCCGTCGTTTGGGCGAGGACTATCGCGAGGTCTGGTGCAGTGCCGCGCTGGCGGTGTGCGAGCAGCGCGATCCGAAAGGGCATTACGCCCGGGCCCGGCGTGGCGAACTCGCCGGGTTCACCGGCGTGTCGGCGCCTTACGAGGCGCCGGCCCAGGCTTCGCTGGTGCTCGACACCGGCACGCTGACGGTCGAAGCCTGTCTCGACCGGTTGCTGACCTGGCTCGGCGAATCCGCGGTGTTGCCCAAGGCATGA